A stretch of Arachis hypogaea cultivar Tifrunner chromosome 15, arahy.Tifrunner.gnm2.J5K5, whole genome shotgun sequence DNA encodes these proteins:
- the LOC112748894 gene encoding uncharacterized protein — MNLEGVGDAVRCRAFPVTLVGPAIRWFNTLPQESITAFMDISQIFLAQFTTRIAKAKHLINLLGVTQKPGEPTRKFLDRFNDEFLEIDSLTDSVTSLCLTNGLLNEDFRKHLTTKPVWSMQEIQSVAKEYIIDEEVSQVVAANKRQLSKPPSSACPQVDR, encoded by the coding sequence ATGAACTTGGAAGGAGTAGGCGACGCGGTCAGATGCCGAGCATTCCCTGTAACGCTGGTAGGACCAGCGATCCGATGGTTCAACACCCTCCCACAAGAATCCATCACAGCTTTTATGGACATTTCCCAAATCTTCCTGGCTCAGTTCACGACACGCATAGCCAAGGCAAAGCACCTAATCAACTTGCTAGGGGTTACCCAAAAACCCGGGGAGCCGACTAGGAAATTCTTAGACAGATTCAACGATGAGTTCCTGGAGATTGACAGCCTTACGGACTCAGTCACTAGTCTGTGCCTAACGAACGGCCTGCTAAACGAGGACTTTAGGAAGCACCTCACTACCAAGCCTGTCTGGTCCATGCAAGAAATTCAAAGCGTGGCCAAGGAATACATCATTGATGAGGAAGTAAGTCAGGTTGTAGCAGCCAACAAACGGCAGCTCTCAAAACCCCCCAGCTCGGCATGCCCCCAGGTCGACAGGTAA